The Chryseobacterium indologenes genomic sequence GTCTGACGGAACTACCCATTACACGGCACTTCATACCAATAACAGAAGCAATGGTGCATGGATTAAACTCAACACCAATCTGGTAGCGCTTAAAGGAAAAGAAAAAACTGACATATTCTATGAAATCACAGTACCGAATACATCTGTAGACCCGGGAAGTTACTGGAGTGTAATCATTGTGGAACCATTAGAAGATATCAAACCCAGCAATGATAAACCGGGAGTAAACATTACCTCTGTTATTCGTTATGCTATTCAGGTTATCACCGATTATAATGCAGAAAAAGCAAAACCTGATCTGAAGTTTGAAGGTGTAAAAATAGAAAAGCAGGATCACAAACAGGCGGTAAAAATAGCTATTGCCAATCAAGGCAATTTATACTGCAGACCTACAGCTTCTATTGAAATATACAACCGTAAAACAGGTGAAAAAATCGGGAATTTTTCAGGTATGGCTATGGGTCTGTTACCCCAGACTTCCAAAACATTTGATATTGATATCAGCAAAGTACCTCCGGGACAATACAAAGCTGTGATTATAACCACCGATGAGGATGAAAATGCTTTTGCACTCAATGTGGAATTAGAAGTAAAAAATGATTAAAACCTGGACTATATATATAATCCTTCTCTTATCTCCGGTATTTATTTTTTCCCAACAGCAGTTGGCGGGTAAAAAAGATAGTCTGACGCCGGGAATGTCTACTTCTATCTCTTTTGCGCTGGAAAACAATTCTGACGAAGACAAAACCTATGATATTTCGGTGACTACCTCAAGCGCATCTATCATTCCTATCCTGGCTAAGGGAGAATTTCATATGGGTTCTCACCAAAGCACAAGTTATATCGTTCCGTTTCGGATCGCTTCAGAAGCTTCGAAGGGTGCTTATTCGCTAACACTGAAAGGTATTGATAAAAATTCGGGAATAGCGTTTACAAAAACTGCGCAGGTCACCATTCTTGGCAACAGAAAACTTTCGCTTACCCCTCTTGAATACCCTGACTTTATAAGAGCAGGAGAAACCATACGGGCTACTTTTCTTTTAAAAAATAACGGAAATGTTACTGAAAAACTAATTCTTGAAAGTAAGAATGCCATTGTAGATGAAGAACCGGCAATTAGTCTAGCTCCCAATGAGACAAAAATTGTCTCCATCCACAAAGAGACCAATCCTGAGCTTGGGCAGAACGAATTTCAGAACCTAAATCTTTCGGTATACTCCACAGACAACCCTAAAGAAAATCAAAATATATACATCAGTACACAGATCATATCTGTAAAACCTCAGGATACGGACATTTATTACAGACTTCCCATCGCAGCGTCCTTATCTTTTGTGGGAATGAAAAATATGGGAGAATATCATGACGGATTTCAGGGTGAACTGTATGGTAAAGGCAGTTTGGATAAGGATAATAAAAATCAGATTGAATTTCGGGCTGTAACGCATAATCCTGTTGAACTCAACAATTTTACCCAGTATGAAGAATATTTTGTGAACTACCGAAGAGATCATCTATTCGTTCACCTCGGTGATAAAACATATTCTTCTTCCTATTTAACGGAGTATGCAAGATATGGGCGGGGTGCAGAAATCCGCTTTGATTTTAACAGAATAAGCATAGGCGGTTTTTACAATCACCCGCGATTTTTCCGAGATATTAAGGATGAATTTAATTTTTATTCAGCATTTAAAATTCGAAAAGAATCAGAAATTTCTGTAGGATACCTTTACAAAATACCCAGAAAAGAAGAATCCAATTTTGGAAATGTCAAGCTAGACTCCGAAGCTCACCTTCCTTATGCCAAAGGAAAGGTTAAAATTTCAAAAAATATTAACGTTTCCGGAGAAGTCGCTTACAGCACAACGGAAAAAACAGACGGAACAGCTTTTATGGCGCAGGCAGAAGTTAATTTTAAAAGACTTACGGGAAATATCATGTATATGAAAGCTAGTCCTCATTTTGCAGGATATTTTACCAATACCAGCACACTGAGTGGCAATATTCAGTACAGGCTTTCTGAGAAGATCAGTGTATTGGCCAATTATATGCAGGATGCCCAGAATTTTCAGAGAGATACTTTGTTTCTGGCCGCTCCCTACAGAAAGTTTTTGCAGTATGGTATTCAATACAAATATCTGCCGAGCGGATTTATCGTTGCCACCAACGGGTATCAAAAATATCAGGATCGTTTGGAGCCTAAACAATTTGATTACTTTGAAAGGTTTTTCAGGGTAACAATAGACCAGCGAATCGGTTTATTTCAGATTAATCTTGAAGGACAGTTCGGAAAAACAGATAATTACCTGAGCGGATTTAACGGAAATTCAAGTTTATATTCGGCTAATCTTTCGTTTGAAAAATTCAAAACTTCGTTCAGTATCTTTGGAAGCTTTGGAACGACCTCAAGATATCAATTGCAGAATCAGAAACAGGTCTATTACGGAGCACGAATTTTCAGCCGGTTCTCTGATAAAACAAGCCTTAGTATTTTTTATCAGAACAATTATATTCCCGAGGATTATTTTAAAGACAGAAACCTCTTTGAAGTCCTTTTTCACCAACAGGTATTCCGTGGAAACGAAATTGATATTTCTGGCAGATATTCATTACAAAGAGGGCAGATAGGAGATAAAGATTTTATATTTTCTTTACGTTATACCTGGCGCCCGAATGTTCCGGTTCAAAGGACAGCTGAATACGTTTCTTTATATGGTAATATCAAAAATCTGGGAATCAAAAAGACACAGGGAGTACGGTTAATGTTAGGTAGCTATTTATCTGTTACCGATCAGAACGGAAACTTTATATTCAAAAATGTCATTCCCGGAAATTACTTTCTGGAAATCGACCGGTCGACTACAGGGATCAATGATATTCCGACGGTTGCTTTTCCGGCTGCACTTTCACTTGTTAATAAGGAGAATACTTTTAATTTCGGATTAACTTCTTCTGCAAATGTACAGGGGCATATCCAATTCCTGGAAGTGGAAGAGCCCAATCAGACCGAAATTGAAGCATTACAACCAAGGAAAAAGAAAAATAAAAAAGAAAGTATTGTGGTAGAGGCTGTGAGCAATAATCAAACGTATCGTAAGATCTGTTTTATAGGAGAAGATTTTGATTTTACTTATCTCAGACCCGGAGACTGGACTGTTACTCTTTACCGAAACGGTCTCGATAAACGGTACAAAATTTCAACCGATAAATTTCAGTTTACCTTAGCGTCTGCAGAAACGAAAAAATTAAGCATCAATATCATTAAGCAGCCTATTGAAATCAAATACCAGAAGGAACCTTTAAAGGTTGGATATAATGACATAAAAATTAAGAAATGATTCTGAAACGTTCCATATTATCAGTCGCTTTTATGCTGTCCGGTTTATTATATTCTCAGGCTAATGTTACTTTTACGTTACCTTTGGTTACTTTAATGGATGTAGAGCCTGCGGGAAGTATCAGCTTAATCTTTACAGCACCTACCGAAGCCGGAAATGCACTTGGTAACCCGACTCCTAATATGACAAAATGGATCAATTATTCTTCTGCCATTGCATCAGGCGGACTTTCCAGGAGAATTACAGCATCTGTCAGCCAACTTATTCCCGGAGTCAATATCAGGATACAAGCTGCAGCGGCATCAGGAGCAGGCGGAGGTACATTAGGGACTTCCGCGGGACAGATTACCCTTACCACAACGCCTACAACTATTATCAGTGGTATTGGAGGGGCTTACACAGGTAACGGAGCCAATAACGGACATCGTCTTACTATTTCATTGGTTCCCGGAACATATGCGAGTTTATCCGCTCAAGCCAACACCACCGTTTCCATTGTTTATACCATCACAGAATAAAACACAAGCATGAAATGAGTAGACACTTTCTCAGAAGAATTTATTTAAAAAGGTATCTGTACATTATTCTCATTTTGGGCAGCAGTTCTTTTGGAGCACAAACAGTAACGGTTACAGGAAACTGGGCACCCACAATTGCTGCGATTACGGAAGCAGGAACTAATTATGCCGGGACTTATGATAATATTACGCCCAGCAACCCTATAACAATGTCCGGAACACTGCCGGGATCCTTCTTAAATCTTTTATCCAGTAATGGTGCAAAAATCACCATGCATCAGGCCACTACCGTCTGGAATAATTCGTTAGTTCTTTCTGCAAAAGAACCGGCGGCACCACTACGATCAACGGACTCTGTGTTGCCTGTACCGCAACGATCAATGGCGGTACTACTTATACTGCTGTACCACAGGGCACGGATGTCACATTTGTAACCATTACTTTTACAGGACTTTTGGGACTGAGTAATAGTGTCAACTTTTCAAATATTAATTTACAACTGCAGCTGTCGGGGGTTTCTGTTGCTATTCCGGCAGCTTCATATAGTACGCGCGTCGTTTTCACAGTGGCAGCAAACTGATAGGGCTGCCCGTCACAGACGGCTACAAAAAAACAAATCCTTTTCAAATGTTGAAAAGGATTTATGATGAGGTATTTTTATACTTAATGCTTTGCCCACCAGAGAGGAGTCAGAACGGCATCCTGTCCACCCAGTAGCTGAACAGCCTTATCATATCCGACTTGATCTGTATTTCTGAAGGTACTAGGATATCTTAGTCTCTGAGGGAAATTCTGTATAGAATTGGTCATATAATTTCCGGAATTCAGATTAGGAAGATTCACTAGCGGAGTTTCTATAGCAGGATTTTCAAAGAACGGTAAGCCCAGCCTTCTCTGATCATTCCATGCTTCCAGCGGCAGCCAAGGTGTATTGGCCAGGTATTTCTGAGTGATAATTTTGGTTAATTTATCATTTTTCACAGAGCCATTTTTATAAATGGTATTCACAGGATATTTAATATCAACAGAAACCAAATTTCCGGTAGCAGGATCTTTATATTTCATCGTATGACTGGTTCCCGGTTCTGCAGTATGGCTATAAGAAACAGATGTTCCGTCTCTGTTAAAGTCCGTTGAAGCAATATATTGTCCATAGAACTGTGATACACCATTGTAGGCAAAGCTATCCTGTATTCCCCTATTATAAGCTGCTTCATCACTCATCGGAACTGCCCAGCCTTTCAATGCTGCTTCAGCCATCAGGAAGTAGGTTTCCCAGCTTGCAAAGAATATTCTTGAGTTTTTACTTTCCCTGTACTGCTTACCTAATGCAGGCATGCAGCCTATTACATTTCTCAGGCCGTTTCTCTGTCCTTTTACTCCCCAGTTACCAATTGTATAGGCATTCCAGGTATTTACAGTATTGATTGTTATTTTGGAGTTATCGGCAAACGTCAGATCTCCGTGATTAGTAGTTGCCTGATTGGTGTATGTCGGATAGAGAGAGTACACGGGACTTGAAAGATCTCCCGGGATATAGAATGTCTTATAGGCTCTCGGGTCTATCTTATTCGGAAGTCCATCCAGCCAATATCCTGCACTCGGATCATTGGTCATCGTTGTAAACTGCTCATCGTATTTTATTCCTACATAATCGACCGCTTTCACTGCTGAATGTTGGCTGGCTGGCAACTGATCTGTAGAGTTAATTCCTCCAAGGCCAATATACATATTATTTAAAGTAGCAGAAAGAATCTGCGAGTTCCATTCTCTGGACATTACTCCGGACAGAGGACTCCAGCCATCTTTTTCAGCAACGGTAAAATTTTCTGAGCTGTTACTGATATACATATTTGAACTGGCCGCAGCTTCAAATTCTGCTTTTGCTTTTGCAGGATCTACCTCGGCGATTCTCATGGCGATTCTCATCCTCATAGAGTTAGCATACCGTACCCATTGTCCCCATTTAAAACCATATACCATATCATAGGCATTGGTATTACTTGGCGCTGGTTGATTAACATCCATTTTAGCCGTAGCATCTTTTAGCTCTTCCAGAATATAATAGTACACTTCTTTTTCAGAGTTGAAAGTGGGATTGTTTCCCTGGAATGCATTAATAGGCTGAGGCCCGAAGTTATCGGAAAATTCACTCATTAAATAAGCTCTCCAGATTCTTGACATCTGAATAAGGTTATCATAATAAGGCTTGCCCTGTCCCATGGATTTTTTTTGATTGGCAACTTCGATAGCGGCATTGGCATTATTTAGCCATTCGGAGATGTATTTCCAGTATTCCGATGTCCAGGAATCATCATATGTACCACCAGCGATACCTGTAGACAGCTGTTGTCTTCCTGCGGTTTTCCAGTAAAGAACGAATACACGTTCTGCTATATTGGGATCTTGCTGTGCTCCAAGAATAGAGTTATTTAAAAAGTATTCCGGCTCAGATTTATTAAGATCTACAACGAATGGGTTGTTATTTATATCTTCAAAATCCTTACATGCTGTACATAATGTAACTAACGCAATGCAAGATAAAATATATTTTTTCATGATATTATTTAAGTATTAAAAGCCTAATGTAATGGTGAATAAGTAAGATCTCGTCGTTGGAAATGCCATATTTTCAAACCCTACGGCATTTGAGCTGATTGCAAATACAGATTCCGGATCAACACCTTTTGCCTTACTATAAATCATCCAGACGTTATTAGCTGTAAAAGAAACCTTAGCGCTTTGTAATGCCATTTTTTGGAAAATACTTTTAGGGAAGGTATACGACAATTGAATATTTCTTAATCTGATATTGGTAGCATCGTAGACATTCTGTTCAGTAATACCGAGGTTTCCTGTGGTGACAGCTGCCCAATAATCCTGCTGGGTGATTTCTTTTGTATTTGAAGAGTATCCTCCATTCTGTTGTACTACAGCATCAAGTACAAAATTGTCCCGTCTTCCTCCGGGAGCTGTATCTGACGCAAGTCCTGCTTTTTGCAATGCCAATTGAGTCGCTGAGAAGAATTTCCCTCCGATTCGGCCATCAACCAAAAATGATAAACCTATATTTTTATATGCAAAACTACTGGTAAATCCAAATAATGACCGAGGGGTCTGATCACCTAAGTATTGCATATCAGGTGTTGCCTGAGGTAAGCCATTGGCCCCGACAATAAGTTTTCCAAAATAAGGGCTGTTAGGATCTTCAACTCTTAAAAATTTTGTCCCATAAATAGCTCCATAGGGTTTCCCTACTTCTGTATAAAATGTTATATTATCAAAACCTCCAATCGGATACTTGGAAACATCTCCGTTAATCTCATCAACATTACTTCTTAACAGTGATAAATTAGCATTTACATTCCATGTAAAATTTTCCTTTTTAAGAATATCTGTGTTTAGAACAAATTCAAATCCTCGATTATGAAGTCCTCCCGAACTGATTTTCATTTTTTCATATCCTGAAAGCGGGTTCATTGGTAAGTCAATGAGTTGCCCAGTAGCATTGTTATTGAAATAGCTGACGTCTAAAGAAACTCTGTTGAAAAACTTGAGATCTGCCCCTACCTCAAATGTTTTGAGCTTTTCTGCTTTTAGATTAGCATTGTAAAGTATTTTTTGTCTGCTCAGAGTAATATGTCCGGTAGGATCGGTGGAAAGTACATAATTGTTATACAATTCATAAGGTTCAAGGCCGTTTCCTGTTACTGCGTAAGCTGCACGTAATTTTGCAAAGGTCAGAAATTTGGAATGAAATCCATTCATTTTATTCAGCATATCAGTTAATACTAAGGATGTACTGATTGAATTGTAAATATAAGATCTGTTCTCAATATTTAATGTTGATGACCAGTCTGTCCTGGTGGTTGCGTTAAGAAACCAATATCCGTCATAATTGATTTCTGCAGCGGCAAATACGGAGTTGATTTTCTTCCAAAGATCTATTTCAAAATTAGCTACTGCTGCATTATCACTTGTATTTTTTACGTTAAATGCATTGGGAATAATAAGATTCTGAGTAGTAAAATACAAGGCCTTAGTTCTCGTTTCCATCATTTGCCCATATACCGAAAGGGATCCGCCCCATTTTCCAAATAAATTATCTTTTTTCGCAGTAATACTTGCTATATAATTATTTTCATAGAACTTTTCATTGCCGGTAGAATACGAATTTCTACGAGAAGATCCGGTCCAAACTCTGGCATCTGTGTTGAGAGCATAAAAATCAGTACCCACTCTAATATCGGAACTTAACCAGTCATTGAATTGATATTTTAAATATCCATTTAATAAAATACGGTCTTTTTTATCCGCATTAAGACTATTATAGGCAGACCAGTATGGGTTGATTCCATTAGGAGTGATCCAACGGGAGGTTACATTATTTTGCATTTGGCCTTCACGGTAATCTATAATATTGATATTTTGAGGCATCAGCAGAATAGCAGGATAGAAATTGCCATCTCCCTGTCCACCGGAAGGACGGTTATTGCCCTTTGTACTTATGTATTGAGCCTTTACTTCCGAAGTCCATCTTTTATTAGCACCAAATGTAGAATTCATTTTGGCCATAAAGTTAAACCTCTCATATGTGGAATTTGGGATTTGGCTGTTATCATGCAGATAACCAGCTGAAGTATACAAGCTTGATCCTTCTCCTAAATTAGATTGAAAACTAAGATTGTGCTGTGAGTTAACCCCCGTTTTGAAAAAATTCTTAAGATTATCATATCTTTTCATTGATTCCGTAAATGCCGGGCCCCATGATGTAGTATTATCACTATTTTCCGGATTAACCACCCCATTACTTCCCTGGGAAAAATTCTTCTGCATATCCGGCTTCATAAACAGAGATTCAAATCCTAAACTTGTAGAATAAGAAATTCCTAATCCTCCTTTCTTCTTTCCGCTTTTTGTAGTAATCAATATAACTCCATTTCCTCCTCTTGATCCATACAAAGCTGAAGCAGCACCACCTTTAAGTACAGACATCGATTCAATGTCTTCAGAATTAAGATCACTTAAACCATTTCCCATGTCCAGATCAGGATTCCAGAAATCATTATTAGCTGCTTCATTATTATTCTTAGGCTTAGCACCTAAACTATTGCTCAATGGAACTCCATCCACAACAATCAGAGGTTGATTATCACCTTTAAAAGAATTAAATCCCCTTAGGTTAATCTTCGATGAAGATCCAGGCCCAAAGCCACCCTTTATGACTTGAAGACCTGCGACCTTGCCCGCTAAAGCATTTGTTACATTTGTTTCTTTAGCATCAACAAGCGTCTGACCTTTCACATCCTGGAAAGAATATCCCAGTGATTTTTTCTCCTTTTTAACACCGTAAGCTGTTACCACAACTTCTTCAATTTTCGCGGCCTTCGTAGAATCAGTATTTTGTCCGTACAATCCATTGATACCTAAAAATAAAGATGGGAGAAGTCCAATCTTAACTATTAATTTGTTCATATATACACGATGGTTTAAAACAAATATAATATTTTAACAGTATTTAATAATATACATTTAAAAAATAAATAAAAACACTATGATACTATTGATAATATGAGAGTTATCTCAACAAATCAATATAAAATGGAATCCCATCCCTGCAAAATTCAATATTTCTGAGTGCAAAAAACAGTATCAAAAAGTGAAATAAGTTGAAAATTGAGAATTGAGAGTTGAAAATGATCAATCAGGAATGATCTAGTGGCTTAGGGCTTACTGCCTATTGCCTGTAACCTGCTTAGGTATAAAGCAAAAAAAGTCTCATACATTGCTGTATGAGACTTTTTAAAAATAAAATAAAAACTGGCGGCGGCCTACTCTCCCGCGTTAGCAGTACCATCGGCGCTGGTGGGCTTAACTTCTGTGTTCGGAATGGGAACAGGTGAGCCCCACCGCTAAAACCACCCTAAAGGTTGTATATAAGATGTCAGTAGTAAGACTTCAGATGTCAGACCAATGCCTGAGATCTGAGAGATCATCTCTGATATCTGTTTTAAGCGATAAAAACTTTCACAAAGAGCTAACCTTGCTGCACTTTCTTGTGCGCCTTATCAGGCTATAAATCTACGGGTAATTAGTACTACTCGGCTATGACATTACTGCCTTTACACCTGTAGCCTATCAACGTCGTCATCTCCAACGACCCTTAAAAGATGTCTCATCTTGAGGCGAGTTTCGCACTTATATGCCTTCAGTGCTTATCTCTTCCAAACGTAGCTACTCAGCAGTGCACCTGGCGGTACAACTGATACACCAGAGGTTTGTTCAATTCGGTCCTCTCGTACTAGAATCAAGCCCTCTCAAACATCTAACGCCCGCAATAGATAGAGACCGAACTGTCTCACGACGTTCTGAACCCAGCTCGCGTGCCACTTTAATGGGCGAACAGCCCAACCCTTGGGACCTTCTCCAGCCCCAGGATGTGACGAGCCGACATCGAGGTGCCGAACCTCCCCGTCGATGTGAGCTCTTGGGGGAGACTAGCCTGTTATCCCCGGAGTACCTTTTATCCTATGAGCGATGGCCCTTCCATACGGAACCACCGGATCACTATGTCCTGCTTTCGCACCTGATCGACTTGTTGGTCTCACAGTCAAGCACCCTTATGCCATTACACTCTACGCACGGTTACCAAGCGTGCTGAGGGTACCTTTGAAAGCCTCCGTTACTCTTTTGGAGGCGACCACCCCAGTCAAACTACCCACCACGCAATGTCCTTCTGAAAGAAGTTAGGCTCCAAGTAAGTAAAGGGTGGTATTTCAACGTCGGCTCCACCAACACTAGCGTGCCAGCTTCAAAGCCTCCCACCTATCCTACACATTACTTACTCAAAGTCAATACGAAGTTATAGTAAAGGTTCACAGGGTCTTTTCGTCCCATTGCGGGTAATCGGCATCTTCACCGATACTACAATTTCACAGAGCTCATGGTTGAGACAGTGCCCAGATCGTTACACCATTCGTGCAGGTCGGAACTTACCCGACAAGGAATTTCGCTACCTTAGGACCGTTATAGTTACGGCCGCCGTTTACTGGGGCTTCAGTCAATGCCTTCGCTTACGCTAAGCACCTTCCTTAACCTTCCAGCACCGGGCAGGTGTCAGACCCTATACTGCATCTTTCGATTTTGCAGAGTCCTGTGTTTTTGATAAACAGTCGCCTGGGCCTCTTTACTGCGGCCACCATTGCTGATGGCGTCTCTTCTCCCGAAGTTACGAGACTATTTTGCCTAGTTCCTTAACCATGATTCACTCTAGCACCTTAGGATTCTCTCCTCGACTACCTGTGTCGGTTTTGGTACGGGTTGCTTCACTTCGGCTTTTCTTGGAAGCACTTTCCCTACAGCAGCTTCGCCCGAAGGCTAGGCCTTGACTATTCCGTCAGTCTCCAGTAAGTACGGCACTCCGTCCCCTTTTTAGTGTGAGCAAGTATGGGAATATTAACCCATTGTCCATCCACTACCCCTTTCGGGTTCGCGTTAGGTCCCGACTAACCCTCAGCTGATTAGCATGGCTGAGGAAACCTTAGTCTTTCGGTGAGCAGGTTTCTCGCCTGCTTTATCGTTACTTATGCCTACATTTTCTTTTCTATCCGCTCCACAATACCTCACAGTACTGCTTCGGCGCAAATAGAATGCTCTCCTACCAGATGTATCTTAAATACAAATCCATAGCTTCGGTAATATGTTTATGCCCGATTATTATCCATGCCGGACCGCTCGACTAGTGAGCTGTTACGCACTCTTTAAATGAATGGCTGCTTCCAAGCCAACATCCTAGCTGTCAATGCAGTCCAACCGCGTTGCTTCAACTTAACATATATTTGGGGACCTTAGCTGTTGGTCTGGGTTCTTTCCCTCTCGGACATGGACCTTAGCACCCATGCCCTCACTGCCGTAGAACATTTATTAGCATTCGGAGTTTGTCAGGAATTGGTAGGCGGTGAAACCCCCGCATCCAATCAGTAGCTCTACCTCTAATAAACTTATATACGACGCTGCACCTAAATGCATTTCGGAGAGTACGAGCTATCTCCCAGTTTGATTGGCCTTTCACCCCTACCCACAGGTCATCCGAAGACTTTTCAACGTCAACCGGTTCGGTCCTCCACTCTGTGTTACCAGAGCTTCAACCTGCCCATGGGTAGATCACAAGGTTTCGCGTCTAATCCTACTAACTATGCGCCCTATTCAGACTCGCTTTCGCTCCGGCTCCGGTACTTAATACCTTAACCTCGCTAGTAAAATTAACTCGTAGGCTCATTATGCAAAAGGCACGCCGTCACAGCATTACGCTGCTCCGACCGCTTGTAGGCGTACGGTTTCAGGTTCTATTTCACCCTTCTATTCGAAGTGCTTTTCACCTTTCCTTCACAGTACTTGTTCACTATCGGTCTTTCAGGAGTATTTAGCCTTGGAGGATGGTCCCCCCATATTCAGACAGGATTTCACGTGTCCCGCCCTACTCATTTATCATCTTAATATACCTTTCGAATACCGGGCTATCACCGTCTATGGCTGTTCTTTCCAGAACATTCTTCTAAATATAAAAAGACTTTTGGGCTAATCCGCTTTCGCTCGCCACTACTTACGGAATCTCTTCGATTTCTTTTCCTCCGGGTACTTAGATGTTTCAGTTCTCCGGGTTTGCTTCCCCTAAGGGATGACATGTCTTCAACATGCCGGGTTGCCCCATTCGGACATCTGCGGATCTATTCGTGTGTGCCAATCCCCGCAGCTTTTCGCAGCTTACCACGTCCTTCTTCGCCTCTGAAAGCCTAGGCATCCGCCATACGCCCTTAACGATTTCTTTCCTAATAATTATATTAGTTTAGTTTTGTCATTAGCATTCAATGCTAATTAATATTTTTAAACTTCGCACTCGAAAGTGCTCGGTTATCTCTTTGTGATGTCTTTACCGTTAATGTCAATGATCTTAATTGCTTCTTGCTCGTCTGATAAACAGATGTTGTTTTTGGCTCCATCCGTAACTTTTAAATCAAACTCACAAAACTGTGGAGAATAAGGGAGTCGAACCCTTGACCTCCTGCGTGCAAGGCAGGCGCTCTAGCCAGCTGAGCTAATTCCCCGCTAGTAGACTTCAGATATCAGATCCAGATCTCAGACTTAAATGTCTGATGTCTCATATCTGATCTCTTCCCGTCTTTTAATTAGTAGTCTCGGGCAGGCTCGAACTGCCGACCTCTACATTATCAGTGTAGCGCTCTAACCAGCTGAGCTACGAGACTGTCTTTTTAGACTTACAGATCCTAGATGCTAGATACAAGACTTTCATTCGTCTTGGTTCTTCGCTCTGGGCTCTTGTATCTCAATCCCTTTACTAATTTCTAGTGGGTTTTGTATTGTTATATATCAACCAAATAAAAACTAAAGCCTGAACTTTAAGTAAGTGCTGTATCTTGCGATACTAATTTTTTTATCGTCTTTAAGACGCTCTAAAATGAGATGTTCCAGCCGCACCTTCCGGTACGGCTACCTTGTTACGACTTAGCCCTAGTTACCTGTTTTACCCTAGGCAGCTCCTGTTACGGTCACCGACTTCAGGTACCCCAGACTTCCATGGCTTGACGGGCGGTGTGTACAAGGCCCGGGAACGTATTCACCGCGCCATGGCTGATGCGCGATTACTAGCGATTCCAGCTTCATAGAGTCGAGTTGCAGACTCCAATCCGAACTGAGACCGGCTTTCGAGATTTGCATCACATCGCTGTGTAGCTACCCTCTGTACCGGCCATTGTATTACGTGTGTGGCCCAAGGCGTAAGGGCCGTGATGATTTGACGTCATCCCCACCTTCCTCTCTACTTGCGTAGGCAGTCTCACTAGAGTCCCCAACTTAATGATGGCAACTAGTGACAGGGGTTGCGCTCGTTGCAGGACTTAACCTAACACCTCACGGCACGAGCTGACGACAACCATGCAGCACCTTGAAAAATGTCCGAAGAAAAGTCTATTTCTAAACCTGTCATTTCCCATTTAAGCCTTGGTAAGGTTCCTCGCGTATCATCGAATT encodes the following:
- a CDS encoding DUF3324 domain-containing protein — encoded protein: MIKRVLILISLILQFCFLHAGIVVLNGLTHSYKVENGKVYKGKIAIENTSTNPQNVKIFLQDFKYQSDGTTHYTALHTNNRSNGAWIKLNTNLVALKGKEKTDIFYEITVPNTSVDPGSYWSVIIVEPLEDIKPSNDKPGVNITSVIRYAIQVITDYNAEKAKPDLKFEGVKIEKQDHKQAVKIAIANQGNLYCRPTASIEIYNRKTGEKIGNFSGMAMGLLPQTSKTFDIDISKVPPGQYKAVIITTDEDENAFALNVELEVKND
- a CDS encoding SusD/RagB family nutrient-binding outer membrane lipoprotein, producing the protein MKKYILSCIALVTLCTACKDFEDINNNPFVVDLNKSEPEYFLNNSILGAQQDPNIAERVFVLYWKTAGRQQLSTGIAGGTYDDSWTSEYWKYISEWLNNANAAIEVANQKKSMGQGKPYYDNLIQMSRIWRAYLMSEFSDNFGPQPINAFQGNNPTFNSEKEVYYYILEELKDATAKMDVNQPAPSNTNAYDMVYGFKWGQWVRYANSMRMRIAMRIAEVDPAKAKAEFEAAASSNMYISNSSENFTVAEKDGWSPLSGVMSREWNSQILSATLNNMYIGLGGINSTDQLPASQHSAVKAVDYVGIKYDEQFTTMTNDPSAGYWLDGLPNKIDPRAYKTFYIPGDLSSPVYSLYPTYTNQATTNHGDLTFADNSKITINTVNTWNAYTIGNWGVKGQRNGLRNVIGCMPALGKQYRESKNSRIFFASWETYFLMAEAALKGWAVPMSDEAAYNRGIQDSFAYNGVSQFYGQYIASTDFNRDGTSVSYSHTAEPGTSHTMKYKDPATGNLVSVDIKYPVNTIYKNGSVKNDKLTKIITQKYLANTPWLPLEAWNDQRRLGLPFFENPAIETPLVNLPNLNSGNYMTNSIQNFPQRLRYPSTFRNTDQVGYDKAVQLLGGQDAVLTPLWWAKH
- a CDS encoding SusC/RagA family TonB-linked outer membrane protein, with protein sequence MNKLIVKIGLLPSLFLGINGLYGQNTDSTKAAKIEEVVVTAYGVKKEKKSLGYSFQDVKGQTLVDAKETNVTNALAGKVAGLQVIKGGFGPGSSSKINLRGFNSFKGDNQPLIVVDGVPLSNSLGAKPKNNNEAANNDFWNPDLDMGNGLSDLNSEDIESMSVLKGGAASALYGSRGGNGVILITTKSGKKKGGLGISYSTSLGFESLFMKPDMQKNFSQGSNGVVNPENSDNTTSWGPAFTESMKRYDNLKNFFKTGVNSQHNLSFQSNLGEGSSLYTSAGYLHDNSQIPNSTYERFNFMAKMNSTFGANKRWTSEVKAQYISTKGNNRPSGGQGDGNFYPAILLMPQNINIIDYREGQMQNNVTSRWITPNGINPYWSAYNSLNADKKDRILLNGYLKYQFNDWLSSDIRVGTDFYALNTDARVWTGSSRRNSYSTGNEKFYENNYIASITAKKDNLFGKWGGSLSVYGQMMETRTKALYFTTQNLIIPNAFNVKNTSDNAAVANFEIDLWKKINSVFAAAEINYDGYWFLNATTRTDWSSTLNIENRSYIYNSISTSLVLTDMLNKMNGFHSKFLTFAKLRAAYAVTGNGLEPYELYNNYVLSTDPTGHITLSRQKILYNANLKAEKLKTFEVGADLKFFNRVSLDVSYFNNNATGQLIDLPMNPLSGYEKMKISSGGLHNRGFEFVLNTDILKKENFTWNVNANLSLLRSNVDEINGDVSKYPIGGFDNITFYTEVGKPYGAIYGTKFLRVEDPNSPYFGKLIVGANGLPQATPDMQYLGDQTPRSLFGFTSSFAYKNIGLSFLVDGRIGGKFFSATQLALQKAGLASDTAPGGRRDNFVLDAVVQQNGGYSSNTKEITQQDYWAAVTTGNLGITEQNVYDATNIRLRNIQLSYTFPKSIFQKMALQSAKVSFTANNVWMIYSKAKGVDPESVFAISSNAVGFENMAFPTTRSYLFTITLGF